The following coding sequences are from one Microbulbifer sp. TB1203 window:
- a CDS encoding LemA family protein has translation MRSVFTAGRRALLGALFGLLALGLSGCGINNIPTYDEQVKAAWAQVENQYQRRADLIPNLVKTVKAYAAHERETLQAVTEARAKVSSIQLDPNMLDDPAKLQQFEAAQAQLSSALARLMVVVERYPNLKADQNFLALQSQLEGTENRISVARRDYIAAVERYNREIRTFPGRIWHALLYRDMPLRETFQATNEDAEKVPEVDFR, from the coding sequence ATGCGTTCAGTGTTCACCGCCGGCCGCCGGGCCTTGCTGGGCGCCCTGTTCGGCCTCCTGGCCCTGGGGCTCAGCGGCTGTGGCATCAACAATATCCCCACCTATGACGAGCAGGTCAAAGCCGCCTGGGCCCAGGTGGAGAACCAGTACCAGCGCCGCGCCGACCTGATTCCCAACCTGGTGAAAACCGTCAAGGCCTACGCCGCCCACGAGCGCGAGACGCTGCAGGCGGTGACCGAGGCCCGGGCCAAGGTCAGCTCCATACAACTGGACCCGAACATGCTCGACGACCCGGCCAAGCTGCAGCAGTTCGAGGCCGCTCAGGCGCAGCTGTCCAGCGCCCTGGCCCGGCTGATGGTGGTGGTGGAACGCTACCCAAACCTCAAGGCGGACCAGAATTTCCTGGCCCTGCAATCCCAGCTCGAAGGCACGGAAAACCGCATCAGCGTAGCCCGGCGGGATTATATCGCCGCCGTGGAGCGCTACAACCGGGAGATACGCACTTTCCCAGGACGTATCTGGCACGCGCTCCTCTACCGGGACATGCCCCTGCGCGAGACCTTCCAGGCCACCAATGAAGACGCCGAGAAGGTACCGGAAGTGGACTTCCGGTGA
- a CDS encoding YaeQ family protein, with translation MALKATIFKARLQVADMDRDYYGEHQLTLARHPSETDERMMVRLLAFAHNAADGLEFTRGLSSDDEADLWLRNLSGEIDLWIEVGLPAEERLRKASGRAAQVLVYSYGRRTAPIWWQKHRDALARFDNLRVYHLPADACEQMAAMAARNMELNVTIQDGQLWLSSDTQSVEVTPEIWK, from the coding sequence ATGGCATTAAAAGCGACTATCTTCAAAGCCCGGCTGCAGGTTGCCGACATGGATCGGGACTACTACGGCGAACACCAGCTGACCCTGGCACGCCACCCCTCGGAGACCGACGAGCGGATGATGGTGCGCCTGCTGGCCTTCGCCCACAATGCCGCGGACGGCCTGGAATTCACCCGCGGCCTGTCCTCCGACGACGAGGCCGACCTGTGGCTGAGGAATCTCAGCGGTGAAATCGATCTGTGGATCGAGGTGGGCCTGCCGGCGGAAGAGCGCCTGCGCAAGGCCAGCGGCCGCGCCGCGCAGGTATTGGTGTACAGTTACGGGCGCCGCACCGCGCCGATCTGGTGGCAAAAACATCGGGATGCGCTGGCGCGCTTCGACAATTTGCGTGTCTACCACCTGCCGGCGGATGCCTGCGAGCAGATGGCGGCGATGGCGGCGCGCAATATGGAACTGAATGTGACCATCCAGGATGGCCAGCTCTGGCTCAGCTCCGATACACAGAGCGTGGAAGTCACCCCGGAAATTTGGAAATAG
- a CDS encoding YajQ family cyclic di-GMP-binding protein, producing MPSFDIVSEVDKHQLTNAVDQVNRTVTNRFDFKGVDAEVEMNDFSLVVRAEADIQVDQMVDMLRGALIKCDIDPLAMEVGEKEQSGKQVKVPVTLKNGLDKELSKKIIKMIKDEKLKVQAAIQGDQVRVTGKKRDDLQQVIAMLRGKELDQPLQFNNFRD from the coding sequence ATGCCTTCCTTCGACATAGTGTCCGAAGTGGACAAGCATCAGCTCACCAACGCCGTGGACCAGGTAAATCGCACGGTGACCAACCGCTTCGACTTCAAGGGGGTGGACGCCGAGGTGGAGATGAACGATTTTTCCCTGGTGGTGCGCGCCGAGGCGGATATCCAGGTGGACCAGATGGTGGACATGCTGCGCGGGGCGCTGATCAAGTGCGATATCGATCCGCTGGCCATGGAGGTGGGTGAGAAAGAGCAATCCGGCAAACAAGTGAAGGTGCCGGTCACCTTGAAAAACGGCCTGGACAAAGAACTGTCAAAAAAGATCATTAAAATGATCAAGGACGAAAAACTCAAGGTGCAGGCGGCGATCCAGGGCGACCAGGTGCGTGTCACCGGCAAGAAGCGCGACGACCTGCAGCAGGTGATCGCCATGCTGCGGGGGAAGGAACTGGATCAGCCCCTGCAATTCAATAACTTCCGCGATTGA
- a CDS encoding esterase-like activity of phytase family protein, whose translation MLRNLLLGGLLTLLPPFVSAAPVHPAQLLASYWLNDSAGLDISGLSFCNGELLAVSDKNSADIYALDLAGQGAALVSRTRLQGLNVPDGESAGPMAALLDLVRDGQAMDFEGISCDGDTAYLLSERYNRLARLEANGSVAWLPYRWAAEARERGYLQKANAAGEGLVKAGDDFWIAMEREPRGLVRLRADTAPAIFSIPPVAGLDFRDRSEDITGLAYYDGALFTLERNAFAVCRRSPETLRAQWCIDYRAIEEAPKFVYRETRYGKGEGLAVDASGIHVVLDNNNVARAADPNDRRALLLHFRFPLGTPSSGAPAASSASGP comes from the coding sequence TTGCTTAGAAATCTTCTGCTGGGCGGCCTGCTGACATTGCTGCCGCCCTTCGTATCGGCGGCTCCCGTACACCCCGCGCAATTACTGGCAAGCTACTGGCTGAATGACAGCGCCGGCCTGGATATTTCCGGGCTGAGCTTTTGCAATGGCGAATTGCTGGCGGTATCCGACAAAAATTCTGCGGACATCTATGCCCTGGACCTGGCCGGGCAGGGCGCTGCGCTGGTTTCCCGCACCCGCCTGCAAGGCCTGAATGTGCCGGACGGGGAATCGGCGGGCCCGATGGCGGCACTACTGGATCTGGTCCGCGACGGCCAGGCGATGGATTTCGAGGGTATCAGCTGCGACGGCGATACTGCCTATCTGCTGAGCGAGCGCTACAACCGCCTCGCGCGGCTGGAGGCCAATGGGTCGGTTGCCTGGCTGCCGTACCGCTGGGCCGCGGAGGCGCGCGAGCGCGGTTACCTGCAGAAGGCCAACGCCGCCGGCGAGGGACTGGTAAAGGCCGGCGACGATTTCTGGATCGCCATGGAGCGGGAACCCCGGGGCCTGGTGCGGCTGCGCGCCGACACCGCACCGGCAATATTCTCCATTCCCCCGGTGGCTGGCCTGGATTTCCGGGATCGCTCCGAGGACATCACCGGCCTCGCCTACTATGACGGTGCGCTCTTCACCCTGGAGCGCAACGCCTTCGCCGTATGCCGACGCTCCCCGGAAACCCTGCGCGCGCAGTGGTGCATCGACTACCGGGCGATCGAAGAGGCCCCGAAATTCGTCTACCGGGAAACCCGCTACGGCAAGGGCGAGGGACTGGCGGTGGACGCCAGCGGCATCCACGTGGTGCTGGACAACAACAACGTCGCCCGCGCCGCCGACCCGAACGACCGCCGCGCGCTGCTGCTGCATTTCCGGTTCCCCCTGGGAACGCCGAGCTCGGGAGCGCCCGCCGCCAGCTCGGCAAGCGGGCCATAG
- a CDS encoding uracil-DNA glycosylase family protein encodes MARKQLITLLEEVRHCRLCEDQLPLGPNPVVRAAKSARLLIVGQAPGTRVHATGVPWNDPSGDRLREWLAMDRDTFYDESHIAIIPMGFCYPGRGKGGDLPPRPECAPAWHRKLLEQLPNLQLTLLIGQYAQRYYLPHWYGSITENVRHFRDALPSGYLPLPHPSPRNTLWLRQRPWFEEEVVPELRRRVKKALR; translated from the coding sequence TTGGCCCGGAAACAACTGATCACCCTCCTCGAAGAAGTCCGCCACTGCCGCCTCTGCGAAGACCAGCTCCCCCTCGGTCCCAACCCGGTAGTGCGCGCCGCAAAATCCGCGCGCCTGCTGATCGTCGGCCAGGCGCCGGGCACCCGTGTACACGCCACCGGCGTCCCCTGGAACGACCCCTCCGGCGACCGCCTGCGGGAATGGCTGGCGATGGACCGGGATACCTTCTACGACGAATCCCACATCGCCATTATTCCAATGGGCTTCTGCTATCCGGGCCGCGGCAAGGGCGGCGACCTGCCGCCGCGCCCGGAATGCGCGCCCGCCTGGCACCGGAAGCTATTGGAACAGCTACCGAATTTGCAACTCACTTTGCTGATAGGGCAGTATGCACAGCGTTACTATCTGCCCCACTGGTACGGGAGCATTACGGAAAACGTGCGTCACTTTCGCGATGCCCTGCCTTCGGGCTATTTACCGCTGCCCCATCCCAGCCCCCGCAATACCTTATGGCTGCGCCAGCGCCCCTGGTTCGAGGAGGAGGTGGTGCCCGAGCTGCGCCGACGGGTGAAAAAGGCACTGCGTTAA
- the ung gene encoding uracil-DNA glycosylase: protein MQVPNNIKIHPSWYAVLQDEFEKPYMEQLRQFLRKEKAAGKVIYPPGPQIFNAFNSTPFEEVKVVILGQDPYHGPGQAHGLCFSVKPGVPVPPSLQNIFKELQSDLGIDPPEHGCLQPWAEQGVLLLNATLTVERGRAGSHQGRGWEQFTDAAIHKLAEQREGLVFILWGSYAQKKGAFIDSNKHRVMRAPHPSPLSAHRGFFGTRPFSQANTYLQKNGEEPIDWALPEAAELDHVAVEV, encoded by the coding sequence ATGCAGGTTCCAAACAATATAAAAATCCACCCCTCCTGGTACGCCGTCCTGCAAGACGAATTCGAAAAGCCCTATATGGAGCAGTTGCGCCAGTTCCTGCGAAAGGAAAAGGCCGCGGGCAAGGTCATCTATCCCCCGGGTCCGCAGATTTTCAACGCCTTCAACTCCACCCCATTCGAAGAGGTCAAAGTGGTGATACTGGGCCAGGACCCCTATCACGGCCCCGGCCAGGCCCACGGCCTCTGTTTCTCGGTAAAACCCGGCGTACCCGTACCGCCCTCGCTACAAAATATCTTCAAGGAATTGCAATCCGACCTGGGGATCGATCCCCCCGAGCACGGCTGCCTGCAGCCCTGGGCGGAGCAGGGCGTGCTGCTGCTGAATGCCACACTCACGGTTGAGCGGGGCAGGGCGGGTTCACACCAGGGGCGCGGCTGGGAGCAATTTACCGATGCAGCCATTCACAAACTGGCGGAGCAGCGAGAGGGCCTGGTGTTTATTCTCTGGGGCAGCTACGCGCAGAAGAAGGGCGCTTTTATCGATAGCAACAAACACCGGGTGATGCGCGCTCCTCACCCATCGCCGCTATCCGCCCACCGAGGTTTCTTCGGCACCCGACCTTTCTCTCAGGCCAACACCTATCTGCAAAAAAACGGTGAAGAGCCGATCGACTGGGCACTGCCGGAGGCGGCGGAGCTGGATCATGTGGCGGTGGAGGTGTGA
- a CDS encoding DEAD/DEAH box helicase family protein yields MVTETLNQNPEQRARDDIDQQLRAAGWVVQHKDTINFNAGRGIAVREYQTDVGPADYVLFVDRQAAGVIEAKPEDWGHKITGAEEQAEGYANAKLKWINNREPLPFIYQSTGAITRFTNGRDPAPRSREIFHFPRPEELARWHERLEDNQGTLREGLKKLPPLNTDGLRDCQIKAINNLEASFKDDKPRALVQMATGSGKTYTAITAAYRLLKHARAKRILFLVDTKNLGEQAEQEFMAYLPNDDNRKFTELYTVQRLKSSYVASDSQVCISTIQRMYSLLKGEELDEATEEDNLAEKKGLKKQPLPVIYNEKIPPEFFDFIIIDECHRSIYNLWRQVIEYFDAYLIGLTATPDNRTYGFFKKNVVSEYDHEKAVADGVNVGNEVYLIETQKTQSGGVIEASQQVQKRERLTRKNRWETQDEDEAYSAKQLDRDIVNPDQIRTVIRTFRDKLPDIFPGRQEVPKTLIFAKTDSHADDIIHTVREEFGESNAFCKKITHNADDPKSVLNQFRNDYDPRIAVTVDMIATGTDVRPLECLLFMRDVKSKNYFEQMKGRGTRTLDKDGLKKVTPSANSAKTHYVIVDAIGVTRSLKTASQPLITKPGISLKELAMGVMMGAARDEDSVSSLAGRLARLDKQLDDKDRARISEKADGIPLTLIVGELLNAINPDVVEQKACEIARVPADSNPGDDARDKARDQLVGEAAKVFNGELIELIDTIRREKEQTIVHEDLDEVLKAEWAGETRANAEALVQDFTDYLNQHRDQIEALAIYFQTPARRSEVTFEMIKTLLDALQQDRPKLAPLRVWQAYAHLDNYRGDNPISDLTALVALIRRVTGVDQTITPFAATVKENFKRWIFQRHSGAGEKFNEEQMTWLTLIRDHITSSFHLERDDLEMAPFDSKGGLGRMYQLFGDQMDGVIEELNRELVA; encoded by the coding sequence ATGGTCACTGAAACCCTCAACCAGAACCCGGAGCAGCGTGCTCGCGATGATATCGACCAGCAACTGCGAGCGGCCGGTTGGGTGGTCCAGCATAAGGACACTATCAACTTCAATGCAGGGCGCGGCATAGCGGTACGTGAGTACCAGACGGATGTCGGCCCGGCAGACTATGTGTTGTTCGTGGACAGGCAGGCCGCAGGCGTAATCGAGGCCAAACCGGAGGACTGGGGTCACAAGATCACGGGCGCCGAAGAGCAGGCTGAGGGCTACGCCAACGCCAAGCTCAAGTGGATCAACAACCGGGAACCCCTGCCGTTCATCTACCAGAGCACTGGCGCCATCACCCGCTTCACCAATGGCCGCGACCCGGCCCCGCGCTCGCGGGAAATCTTCCACTTCCCCCGCCCGGAAGAACTGGCCCGCTGGCACGAGCGCCTTGAGGACAACCAAGGCACCCTGCGCGAAGGGTTGAAAAAGCTGCCACCACTCAACACCGACGGCCTGCGCGACTGCCAGATCAAAGCCATCAACAACCTGGAAGCCTCCTTCAAGGACGACAAACCCCGCGCCCTGGTGCAAATGGCCACCGGCTCCGGCAAAACCTACACCGCCATCACCGCCGCCTACCGCCTGCTCAAGCACGCCAGGGCCAAGCGCATCCTGTTCCTGGTGGACACCAAAAACCTGGGCGAACAGGCCGAGCAGGAATTCATGGCCTACCTGCCCAATGACGACAACCGCAAATTCACCGAGCTATACACCGTGCAGCGGCTCAAGTCGTCCTACGTCGCCAGCGACAGCCAGGTCTGCATCAGCACCATCCAACGCATGTACTCGCTGCTGAAAGGTGAAGAACTGGACGAAGCCACCGAAGAAGACAACCTGGCGGAAAAGAAAGGGCTTAAAAAACAACCTTTGCCGGTAATCTACAACGAAAAGATCCCCCCGGAATTCTTCGACTTCATCATCATCGACGAATGCCACCGTTCCATCTACAACCTGTGGCGGCAGGTGATCGAATACTTCGACGCCTACCTGATCGGCCTCACCGCCACCCCGGACAACCGCACCTACGGCTTCTTCAAAAAGAACGTGGTCAGCGAATACGACCATGAAAAGGCCGTCGCCGATGGCGTCAACGTCGGCAACGAGGTCTACCTGATCGAAACCCAAAAGACCCAAAGCGGCGGCGTTATAGAAGCCAGTCAGCAGGTACAAAAGCGCGAACGCCTCACCCGCAAGAACCGCTGGGAAACCCAGGACGAAGACGAAGCCTACTCGGCAAAACAGCTCGACCGAGACATCGTCAACCCGGACCAGATTCGCACCGTTATCCGCACCTTCCGGGACAAACTGCCGGACATCTTCCCCGGCCGGCAGGAAGTACCCAAAACCCTTATCTTCGCCAAAACCGACAGCCACGCCGACGACATCATCCACACCGTGCGCGAGGAATTCGGCGAGAGCAACGCCTTCTGTAAGAAGATCACCCACAATGCGGACGACCCCAAATCCGTGCTCAACCAGTTCCGCAACGACTACGACCCGCGCATCGCGGTCACCGTGGACATGATCGCCACCGGCACCGACGTGCGCCCGCTGGAATGCCTGCTGTTCATGCGCGACGTGAAAAGCAAGAACTACTTCGAGCAGATGAAAGGCCGCGGCACCCGCACCCTGGACAAGGACGGCCTGAAAAAAGTCACCCCCTCCGCCAACAGCGCCAAGACCCACTACGTCATCGTCGATGCCATCGGCGTAACCCGATCCCTGAAAACTGCCAGCCAGCCGCTGATCACCAAACCCGGCATCTCCCTCAAGGAACTGGCCATGGGCGTAATGATGGGCGCCGCCCGCGACGAAGACAGCGTCTCCTCCCTGGCGGGCCGCCTCGCCCGCCTCGACAAACAACTGGACGACAAAGACCGCGCCCGCATCAGCGAAAAAGCCGATGGCATACCGCTAACCCTCATCGTTGGCGAACTGCTCAACGCCATCAACCCGGACGTGGTGGAACAGAAAGCCTGCGAAATTGCCCGGGTACCGGCGGACAGCAACCCCGGCGACGACGCCCGGGACAAGGCCCGCGACCAACTGGTAGGGGAGGCTGCCAAGGTCTTCAACGGCGAGCTGATCGAACTGATCGACACCATCCGCCGCGAAAAGGAACAGACCATCGTCCACGAAGACCTGGACGAGGTACTGAAAGCGGAGTGGGCCGGTGAAACCCGGGCCAACGCCGAGGCCCTGGTGCAGGACTTCACCGACTACCTGAACCAGCACCGCGACCAGATCGAAGCCCTGGCCATCTACTTCCAGACCCCGGCCCGCCGGAGCGAAGTCACTTTTGAGATGATCAAAACCCTGCTGGACGCCCTGCAACAGGACAGGCCCAAACTGGCCCCCCTGCGCGTCTGGCAGGCCTACGCCCATCTGGACAACTACCGCGGCGACAACCCAATCAGCGACCTGACCGCACTGGTGGCCCTGATCCGCCGCGTTACCGGCGTCGACCAGACCATCACCCCCTTCGCCGCCACCGTAAAGGAAAACTTCAAGCGCTGGATCTTCCAGCGCCACAGCGGCGCCGGCGAAAAATTCAACGAGGAACAAATGACCTGGCTCACCCTGATCCGCGACCACATTACCAGTTCCTTCCACCTGGAGCGCGACGACTTGGAAATGGCCCCATTCGATAGCAAGGGTGGGCTGGGGCGGATGTATCAGTTGTTTGGAGATCAGATGGATGGGGTGATTGAGGAGTTGAATCGGGAGTTGGTGGCGTGA
- a CDS encoding restriction endonuclease subunit S: MRDSSLDQDTLPSHWEGSTVGELYELAYGKGLVKKFRKEDGPYPVYGSNGVVGYHDSYVTEGPVVIVGRKGAAGEVHFSPGNCWPIDTTYFVKPKKAVDEKFTYYLLKSLRLKQFETSTAIPGLNRADAHRLRIGVPPLQEQKDIVAKIETLFSELDKGIESLKTARQQLKAYRQAVLKHAFEGKLTEQWRQQNPDKLESPEQLLDRIQQEREQRYQQQLEEWKSAVKVWEENGKEGKKPSKPKALKEISVLDGEVLSSLPESPPSWMWGRLGLMTCGVEYGTSAKSSGEGDVPVVRMGNLQSGIIDWSDLVFTSDKEEIEKYSLKAGDVLFNRTNSPELVGKTAIYKGEREALFAGYLIRVNHISSIVDGRYLNYFLNSLIAKGYGNTVKTDGVNQSNINGEKLQGYPFPFCSLGEQVVVVDALDEKVSAIDRMSDEVSLQLDKAVALRQSILKKAFSGQLVRFS, translated from the coding sequence GTGAGAGATAGCAGTTTGGATCAAGACACATTACCGTCCCATTGGGAAGGTTCTACAGTCGGTGAGCTCTACGAGCTTGCTTATGGAAAAGGACTAGTTAAGAAGTTCAGAAAAGAAGACGGCCCTTATCCTGTATATGGATCAAATGGGGTTGTTGGTTATCACGATAGTTATGTAACGGAAGGGCCGGTTGTTATCGTCGGCCGAAAAGGAGCTGCTGGGGAAGTACATTTTTCTCCAGGAAATTGTTGGCCGATAGATACGACCTACTTTGTTAAGCCCAAGAAAGCTGTTGATGAAAAATTTACATACTATTTACTCAAGAGTCTTCGCCTAAAGCAGTTTGAAACATCCACTGCTATTCCGGGTTTGAATAGAGCTGATGCACACCGCCTGAGAATCGGAGTGCCTCCGCTTCAAGAGCAAAAGGACATCGTCGCCAAAATCGAAACCCTATTCTCCGAACTCGACAAAGGCATCGAATCCCTGAAAACTGCCCGGCAACAACTCAAAGCCTACCGCCAGGCCGTCCTCAAACACGCCTTCGAAGGCAAACTCACCGAACAATGGCGCCAACAAAACCCCGACAAGCTTGAGTCCCCCGAACAACTCCTCGACAGAATCCAGCAGGAGCGCGAACAACGCTACCAGCAACAGCTTGAAGAGTGGAAGTCGGCTGTCAAGGTGTGGGAAGAGAACGGCAAGGAGGGAAAGAAACCCTCAAAGCCAAAAGCACTTAAAGAGATATCCGTCCTAGATGGTGAGGTTCTTTCCTCACTTCCAGAATCTCCACCAAGTTGGATGTGGGGAAGGCTTGGTTTGATGACCTGTGGGGTTGAATATGGAACCTCGGCTAAATCCTCAGGGGAGGGGGATGTTCCTGTGGTGCGGATGGGAAACCTTCAGAGTGGAATTATTGATTGGTCTGACTTGGTTTTTACATCTGATAAGGAAGAGATAGAAAAATACTCATTAAAAGCGGGTGACGTTCTGTTCAATAGAACCAATAGTCCAGAGCTGGTGGGGAAAACAGCTATCTACAAAGGTGAGCGGGAGGCGCTGTTTGCCGGATATCTAATCCGAGTGAACCATATTTCAAGCATTGTGGATGGGCGATATCTCAATTATTTCCTGAACTCTTTAATAGCGAAGGGCTACGGAAATACGGTCAAAACAGATGGCGTTAACCAGTCAAACATTAATGGGGAGAAGTTGCAGGGGTATCCATTCCCATTTTGTTCTTTGGGGGAGCAGGTGGTGGTTGTAGATGCACTTGATGAAAAGGTTTCTGCTATTGACCGAATGTCGGATGAGGTAAGCTTGCAACTTGATAAGGCTGTAGCTCTCCGTCAGTCCATCCTTAAAAAAGCCTTCTCTGGCCAGTTGGTGAGGTTTTCTTAA
- a CDS encoding nucleoid-associated protein — protein MTEGGVSEINRIESQPLEIGESVVRSIMLHQVGNRLREEPLTLADQCFEITDRISNVILGGYLRGIVSDKNQYVLSHESDIALNDVAHHVSSFFSKKTSFVGLSKKLATHLYTSAHHPNIASGDLFVILFDRLKVGGVYRSAIGIYKSESKQQYLSARTEGGVQQLEVYSGINPELIDKGVLIVEDFDIIYAIDRLSSRTKYWIDDFLKAKQVPSETTKSSVAVSLIERIREDIESPVARQEFCREVAELCSVRDKVVGEEIRDISRKYVSSDVWDVEMDRIIERKGLISSGDISVSTRILQAKLKKVFSRISLGRDISLIIPENFSFSDVDFKVDGKSIQINVSLENRNG, from the coding sequence ATGACGGAAGGAGGCGTTTCTGAAATAAATAGAATTGAGAGCCAGCCCTTGGAAATCGGTGAGTCGGTTGTCCGATCTATTATGCTGCATCAGGTTGGAAACCGCCTGCGAGAAGAGCCGTTGACCTTGGCTGATCAGTGCTTCGAGATTACGGACAGGATTTCTAATGTAATACTCGGTGGCTACTTGCGAGGCATCGTTAGCGATAAGAATCAGTATGTGTTGAGCCATGAGAGCGATATCGCGCTAAACGACGTGGCGCATCATGTTTCCAGTTTTTTCTCCAAAAAAACTTCTTTCGTGGGACTGTCAAAAAAACTGGCTACCCATTTATATACTTCAGCCCATCATCCAAACATTGCATCGGGGGATCTGTTCGTTATTCTTTTTGATCGCTTGAAAGTGGGTGGTGTGTACAGGTCTGCAATAGGCATCTACAAGTCGGAGTCGAAGCAACAGTACCTTTCAGCCCGCACGGAAGGGGGGGTGCAACAGCTTGAAGTCTACAGTGGCATTAATCCGGAATTGATTGATAAAGGGGTTCTTATTGTTGAAGACTTCGACATTATCTATGCGATTGATCGCCTAAGCAGTCGGACGAAATACTGGATTGACGATTTTCTGAAAGCCAAGCAGGTTCCAAGTGAAACAACTAAGTCCTCTGTGGCTGTTAGTCTAATAGAAAGAATTCGCGAAGACATCGAAAGCCCCGTGGCGCGGCAAGAGTTCTGTCGCGAAGTGGCTGAGCTATGTTCGGTCAGAGATAAAGTGGTAGGTGAGGAGATCAGGGATATATCGAGGAAATATGTTTCTTCAGATGTGTGGGATGTAGAGATGGATCGAATCATTGAGCGAAAAGGATTGATTAGTTCGGGCGATATCAGCGTGTCGACAAGAATCCTTCAGGCTAAATTGAAGAAAGTATTTAGCCGCATTAGTTTGGGGCGTGATATCTCCTTGATAATCCCGGAAAATTTTTCATTTAGTGATGTGGACTTCAAGGTTGATGGGAAATCTATACAGATAAACGTGAGTCTGGAGAACAGAAATGGGTGA
- a CDS encoding Fic family protein: MPPKLPINLDSLLHHRTIESERVEYKAGWNPEAVLHSICAFANDFHNLGGGYVVVGVEEKNGQPVSPPVGLQPEQIDGIQKELLNLGNAAIQPPYHPLTATYEVQGKLILVLWVPGGETRPYKARTRLGDKKADWAFYLRKHTSTVRAKGANERELLSLAATVPFDDRYRQGARLTDLSPHLMREFLQEIGSELAAEAATLDAEALGRRMNVVGGPAEMAFPKNVGLLFFNEHPEQFFPATQIDVVYFPDGPGGDRFEEKEFRGPLGRIARDAVDYIARNYLKETVVKHPDRPQAERFWNYPLAAIEEAVVNAVYHRSYEIREPIEVRITPEELMVLSFPGPDRSIRMADLQAGRAVSRRYRNRRIGEFLKELDLTEGRSTGIPKILRVMRANGSPAPVFESDEERSSFLIRLPVHEGFAEEVTSEVTGEVTGEVTGEVERLLAVMKGEMKRTDIQAALGLKHEDHFREAYLRPALDEGFIEMTIPDKPRSRLQKYRLTTVGHAWLRQHKA; encoded by the coding sequence ATGCCCCCCAAACTTCCTATCAACCTCGACTCCCTACTCCACCACCGCACCATCGAAAGCGAACGGGTGGAATACAAGGCGGGCTGGAACCCGGAGGCAGTGCTGCACAGCATCTGCGCCTTCGCCAATGATTTTCACAATCTGGGCGGCGGCTATGTGGTGGTGGGCGTGGAAGAGAAGAATGGGCAACCGGTTTCGCCGCCTGTGGGTTTGCAGCCAGAGCAGATCGACGGCATCCAGAAGGAGTTGCTAAACCTGGGCAATGCGGCCATTCAGCCGCCTTATCATCCGTTGACCGCCACTTATGAAGTGCAGGGCAAACTGATTCTGGTGCTGTGGGTGCCGGGTGGGGAAACCCGGCCCTACAAAGCCAGAACCCGACTGGGCGACAAGAAGGCGGATTGGGCGTTTTACCTGCGCAAGCACACCAGCACGGTGCGCGCCAAAGGAGCGAATGAGCGGGAGCTGTTGTCGCTGGCGGCGACGGTGCCGTTTGATGACCGTTACCGGCAGGGGGCCAGGCTCACCGATCTGTCACCTCACCTGATGCGCGAATTCCTGCAGGAGATCGGCAGTGAGTTGGCCGCCGAGGCCGCCACCCTCGATGCCGAGGCGCTGGGGCGGCGCATGAATGTGGTCGGCGGCCCGGCGGAGATGGCCTTCCCCAAGAACGTGGGGCTGCTGTTCTTCAACGAGCACCCGGAACAGTTCTTTCCGGCCACCCAGATTGATGTGGTGTATTTCCCCGATGGGCCGGGCGGTGACCGCTTCGAGGAAAAGGAATTTCGCGGCCCGCTGGGGCGCATTGCCCGCGATGCGGTGGATTACATCGCCCGCAATTACCTGAAGGAAACCGTCGTCAAGCACCCGGACCGGCCCCAGGCCGAGCGTTTCTGGAACTATCCGCTGGCGGCTATTGAAGAGGCGGTGGTGAATGCGGTATATCATCGCTCCTATGAAATCCGCGAGCCGATCGAGGTGCGTATCACCCCGGAAGAGCTGATGGTGTTGAGCTTCCCCGGCCCGGATCGCTCCATCCGCATGGCGGATTTGCAGGCGGGCCGTGCCGTCAGCCGCCGCTACCGCAACCGCCGCATTGGCGAGTTCCTGAAGGAGCTTGATCTCACCGAGGGCCGCTCCACCGGCATCCCCAAGATTCTGCGGGTCATGCGGGCCAACGGCTCGCCCGCGCCGGTCTTTGAAAGCGACGAAGAGCGCAGCTCGTTTCTGATTCGCTTGCCGGTACATGAGGGCTTTGCCGAAGAAGTCACCTCCGAAGTCACCGGGGAAGTCACCGGGGAAGTCACCGGGGAAGTCGAAAGGCTGCTGGCTGTGATGAAGGGGGAAATGAAGCGCACGGATATCCAGGCCGCGTTGGGGCTGAAGCATGAAGATCACTTCCGCGAAGCCTATCTGCGTCCGGCTCTGGACGAGGGATTCATTGAAATGACCATCCCTGACAAACCTCGCAGCCGACTGCAAAAGTATCGTTTAACCACAGTTGGTCATGCCTGGTTGAGACAACACAAGGCATGA